In Musa acuminata AAA Group cultivar baxijiao unplaced genomic scaffold, Cavendish_Baxijiao_AAA HiC_scaffold_598, whole genome shotgun sequence, the sequence CGACTGTTGTATTCCAGAATCATCTCGAATTAGGACAAAACCGACAGCATGCTCGGAAGCCGCAAGGTGGAGGCCGAGCGGTTCTCCCAGAGAGATCGTAGCAAGTCGCGGTTGGTGTGTCAGGTGCTCCTTTAGTCGGCCAAAGGCCTCCTGACATTCTTGAGTCCATTCAAAGTTCTTCAGGCTTTTCAGGATTCGAAAGAAGGGAAGGCACTTATCCCTTGACCGAGATAGGAAACGAGCCAGGGAGGCAAGCCTTCCAGCCAAACGTTGGACCTCCTTTACCAACCGGGGGGGGCTCCATGTTGATGATAGCTTGGACTTTTTCTAGGTTGGCGTCTATTCCCCTTTGGTGGATTATGAATCTGAGGAACTTTCCCGAGCTGACCTCGAAGACACACTTGGCGGGATTAAGGCGCATGCCGCATTTTCACAATGTCCTAAATGTCTTTGTGAGATCCATTAGGTGAGTCCGGGCAGATTTGCTTTTGATGATCATGTCATTGACGTATACTTCTATGTTCCTTCTGATCTGGTGAGCGAACTCTTGTTCATCATCCTTTGGTAGGTTGCCCGTGCGTTCTTCAACCCGAATGACATGACTTTGTAGAAGTAAACTCCTCAGTTTGTGATGAATGCCATGTGTTCCAGGTGTCCACCATAATCCTCTTAACCTGAGCATTGGTGATCCTAGCCGAGATGACCAGTGCGTCATTGTGCTTCGGGTATTCGGTCTCTCCTATTGGGAAGGTGATCTCCTGGTGTCTCCTATAGGATATTGGTGAGCTCCCAGTGTCCACCATGATCCTCTTAACCCGAGCATTGGAGATCCTGGCCGAGATGACTAGTGCATCATCGTGCTTCGGGTATTCGGTCTCTCCTgttgggaaggtgatctcgggcaACTGGGGTTGCCTCGGGCCCTTCTCTACAGCTGTTCGAGCATAAGCCTTTCGTCCCGCCATGCTATCTCCCCCTACTGTCGGACCGCTGCTGATCATGTCAATATGCTTCTCGACCGGCCCAGAGGGATGGGGAGACATTTCACGCAGCCTCCTAATGTAGTGCCCCAAATGCCCCCGGCATATGAGTTCTTCAATTTGATTCTTGAGGTCACGACATTCCTCGATGTCATGCCCATAATCGTAATGAAATTGGCAGTATTTCGAATGGTCCCTAAGTTCGCTCGGTGCCTTCAACGGGTTCAGGGCCTTTAGGAGTCCTCTCTCCCTGATCTGCAAGAATATCTCGATCTTGGAGGAATTTAAAGGCGGGAGCGGGGGCCTCGGGAGTGTTGCGTCAGGTCAATCGATCCTTCTTCTTGGCGGCACTAGGGGCAGCCCCCGGGTTAGTTCTAGTCGTGGCCTCTTGTTCTCCTCCCACTTTCCCGCCACCAATGCTTCGGCGGCCATGTATTGGTTGGCTCATTGAAGAATTTCGGGGATAATCATAGGAGACCGCTCGACCAGCGATTAGAAGAACCTGGAAGGTCGGAGTCCCATCAAAAAGGCCTGCATTATCAAGGAAGGGTGACCGTCAGGCAACCCCCGGACTTTAGTAGCAAAATGTGTCACAAAATGAGAAAGTGGTTCGTCATCCTTTTGGCTAAGACCGATGAGCAGAGCCATGAATAGCCTTGGTTGCACACTGGCCATGAAGTTGAGCTTGAACTCCTTGGCAAGTTGGCTAAAAGAGGTGATCGAGGCCAATCTGAGATGGCTATACCACATCCGAGCTAGGCCTCGGAGTGAggtgggaaacgccctgcacatgaGGGTGTCAGAAGTACCATATAGGGTCATCTGGGCCCGAAAGGCGACGACATGTTCTGTTGGGTCAGAGCCACCATCATAGGCTTTGAGAATAGGGAGACGGAAGCTTGGAGGGATTGGCTTGTCCTGAACCTCGGGTGTGAAAGGCGATGCTCCTGAAGAGGCCTCGTCGAGCTCCTTGGATTTATGAAACTCATGTTGAACCTCATTAAGGTGTCGATTTACCGAGCGCAGTTGTGCCCGGAGGGAGTCCGCCGAGTCGAACAACAGGGTGTCGAGCTCGGGGCTACCGGTGCAGGGGTGTCGAAGACTTCGCGCATCGTGCGTGGGCATCAGCCTCGGGCTTAGTCGTCGTTCGAGCAACATGGcaacaatcatcatcatgagctgcCGAGGAGCCAGGGGCGGTGCTAGAGAGGGTGGGAGCTGTGTGGGAGCCAGGGGTGGCAACCCTCGTTGTGGCGTCAGTAGGAGCGTCGGGATTTGTCTGGGAGGTGAGACGATCGGAACGATGGTTTGCATCATCCCCGCTAGGACTTGAACTTGGTGCATCAGGCTGAGGAACGCCTCAATGGAGACGGAAGGTTGAGCAGCAACCATTCTCGGGGGTGATAACCTCGGGTTAGTGAACAGCCTCTAGTGAGCAGCAACCATTCCCGGAGATGGGTGTTGCTCCCTGAGCCTAGGTGTTGAGTGGGTAAGGAGGTGATCGTTACCCGAGTGTTCGGTCGGGTTGCTTGGTTGAGGTTGATCCTGCATCATCGGGCCCTTCTTCTAGCGCCAACTTGATGGGGATCCTTTACACCATGGCAAAGTGAGCTGGCATGGCTTGGTTCAGTCCTGGGTACGCAGGATCATTCACGTTGGCATTCAGTCAGCATGGATGGTGGTTTGATGAGGTCGGGCTTGGGCTCTGGCTTCAAAGTCGGAGACTCCCTCGGGTCGATCGCCTGCTTCTTGGCCTCCGgtccctgcacataggtcggggtCGGGAAGGGGCTCCCGACTTCGACCCCTCCAAGCTCTAGTTAGAATTGAATGCCAAAAAACCATCACCTCTGTTGGCCCTGCGAGAAGCTTTTTATCTCTCTCCCCCTGGAGACCGCCCGTACCTATCATATTTATGGTTGCCGACTCGACTTTTGCAGGATGGTACTGTGCTCGGGCAATGTCGTCCCGACTTTTGCGGGGCAGCACTGTGCTCGGGCAACACTGTCCCAGCTTTTGCGGGATGGTACCGTGCTCGAGCAGTGCTGTCCCAACTTTTGCgggacagcactatgctcgagcGGTGCCGTCCCGACTTTTGCGAGACAGCACTGTGCTCGAGCTGCGCTGTCCCAACTTTTACGGAGTGATACTGTACTCAGGCGAACGTGGCTGTGAATAGTGGTTGGAGGGAATGTGCCCTATCAATGgtatacatcaacatcatggatTCAGAGTTTCGTTCTACTCCTCGTTTGATGTCTAAACTTCATCTCCATGAATCAGAAGGTTCTCAAAAACAGGAGAAGCTGAGAATTAGTAAATAAACCCCCATCCTAACAAGAGCTAATGAAAACAAATTAAAGATGAGGCACCAACTCGTAGGAGTCTTGTGCTTACACTGCCGGCATTCTCACGGCTCTATCTTCTACCCATGATAAAAGGAAAGCAATGGACAGGAAAGAAAGCAGACGGCCATTTCCAATAAAGCCGGAAGCCATTGACATTATTCGACAAATGATGTCTAAATGACAAAGGAAAGTTCACCATCCGGAACCAACTATTCATACATTGCTTATCTAAGAAAAACTACTAATGCGTGACCTATCGCAAAGATGCCTTTGGTTCTTACTCCATTAGGTTTTCTGATTCAAGAGGTTGCCACGCTTGCTTTTGTTGTTTTGCACAAACAGAAACATCTCACTGGGGTGGTCTGTGTGCTTCCCCATGCGCCATTGGCTCCTTGTTCTTGTCAAGCTGATGAAGACGAAAAGAGGTAACCTCCGGGGGGACACCACGAGAGGGATTGGAGCATCATCATAACTGTTGCATAATTATCTTCTTGTATATTTGTAATGGAGAGGTTTTTATCATCTCGATGTAATATAAGTAATTCGTTAAAGAGGGGTTCAAATCGATCTAGAATGATTATGATCTAAGAAttgatttatatataattatctttGATAATTATCATGTTCTAGGCAATTTTACTCATGTTCTACTATCTAAATGATTATGATCTAAGAAGTTATTATCATAGGGATAATTCCTATACCTAGTTTAATCATATGTGAGATAACGAGATAGTAATGATTAGGTTATGTAAATATGGTGATAGTTCATCAAACAAAAGTGTGTGAATttagaaatattttattagtatttttagtTTTACCTCTTATTTAATActattttactttttttattgaaagtattcacttttaattatattatagtattttatttttattatttctttactCATCCATTTCTAATATTTATGATATCAGAGTCAAGTTCAATTTGCACTAGGCATTATGACTTCAATTCTATGTCTTAACTCTTTATTCTCATCTTTTTGGATAAAtgctatgaattttaaaatatcaaGATGAAAACTCTATTCAAGTCTTAGAGGCATTGAATAAATTGgccgagggagaatagaaaggattCAAATGTATTGTTCTTCGTTCAACAAGTTATACATAAGATAATTTTCTCAAGAATTAAAATAACTATAACCTCAAGATAAACTTGATTGAtatttcaaaatgaatttcaagactTATCGAAGAtgattatggtaaaacttcaaacccttcatcgtgagtttaaaattttattcatgaaaaataataaatcgatataagattttttttttgagtgactgaaattgttaatcaaatgaaatcttataatGAATATATTCATGaccatattatttttataaaagtttTAAGAAGTTTATAGATAGTTATCTTAGTTAGGTATCATGTTGTAGATAGTTCTACTcatgttttaaataattttactcaaGTGATCATGGTCTAAGAAACTATTATCATAAAGATAGTTCCTACACCTAATTTAATCATAGGTGACATGAGATGACGAAGTAGTTATCATTAAGTTTTATAAATAAGATCATAGTTCATAAAGCAAAGATAGAACTGTGCGTGCTTGAAAATATTTTACAAGTGCTCTTGGTTTTTATctcttatttaatattattttgattttcttagttaaaaatattctctttcgATTATAtcttgtttttattattttatcgttCCTCTATCCCAATACTATCGCATAATTATCTTCTTGTATATTTCTAGAGGCTTTTATCATCTCGATGTCATATAAGTAATTCATTAAAGAAGGGTCCAAATCGGTCTCTCATCCCACAGTACACCAAGCTTGCATCCGTCAGTAAATGTGTGAGCGAAGTAGATGATCAAGGAATAGAACGGGAACGAACCGGTCGAAACACGAAGACACGCAGGTGACTAATACTCGGTCAGgataagaaataataattcagTCATAACTTGTTATAATGCAAAACATAAACAACATACGATCCCCAAAATACCCCCCTTTTTTTTCTGCactgttttcttttttccttcttgtgTTCAGATTCCAGCGGAATGCAGTCCCCACGGCAGCAAATTATTGGTCGATCGAGTGTCGTCGTTTTCATTGGCATCCGATCATGTTCTCGTCCTTTTTATTCTTCCATATGTTGCTGAAAAGTTTTTGATCAATGTGGCCGAGCAACTCAGCCGACTCCATGGCAATTGATCACATCCTGTGAACCATCAATTGCAGAGTCGCCTTCATACTTGCATCATGAGAAACTTGACAGTATGACAAGCTGGGTTTGATAAATGAGGGTCTTTAGATGAGGTAGACAATGTATATATGTTTGCAATCTCATTATACGTCAATATCATTTTAACAAGTCTACTGCATCCATTCTATCCTGATTTATGTCGATCCATATTACtgatagtgtgtgtgtgtgtgtatatatatatatatatatatatatatatatatatatatatatatatatatatatatatatatatatatatatatatatatatatatatatatatatatatatatatatatatgtatgtataatgaTGTTCATTGTGGATATTTAGGACACGTAACAATTGGATCAAAGCATTTTACATTCGACAGATTTGAGCGTCGGCGAGAAGATTCCTGTCAAAACGTACCATAAATCCAATCAGAAATGCACTGCAACTGATTAGATCTCGCAATCTAACACCACGATCCTGCAGCTCAACCCCCTTGAAACCTCTATAAACCTTCCGCTCTCTCTTCTTCTGAAACCTCTGACCCAAGCGTTCATGGAGGAGTTCCAGGAGCCTGACATCTTGTGGCCGGAGAACATATGCGACAAGGAAGCCAATTCGGCGTCTCGGAGTGCGAGGGAGGGGCGCGGAACTCAGAGGAAGCTATCCGATCCCATAAAGATCCCTTCGCGATCTGCATACGCCATCAGTGACAGCTGCAACGTTGAAGACGATAACAGGAGCAGTGATGGCAACGTGATTCCGCCGCATGTTATTGTAGCTCGTCGGATGACTGAGAAGATGGCGTTCTCAGTGTGCATTGGTAATGGCAGGACACTCAAAGGAAGGGATCTAAGTCGAGTCAGGAACTCCATCTTGCAGACGACAGGATTCCTAGAGACATGAAGACAAATGCAAAGAATAAGAACGCATTTAGAACTGCGACTGCTATATGGAGCTAAGTATCATTGCGGGATTCCCAGGCTATCTATGACCGATCCATAGGTCATGTAAGATAAGATTTCTGATGTGAAGTTTCCTAGTGATTCATTAGTCCACTTGAGTTTACCAAATCGATCGGTCTCCAGTGATGTTATTTCTGATAGCAATTTGTTGGGGAGCTGTGTGTTGTTTTGGTCATGAAATAAGATATGTTCCAACTCATCTCGAGCGGTGCAGAGACTCTGCTTCTGTGACTTTGCTGGGGGAGATTTATTCTCCTAATTCTGATGTTTTTATCTTGTTTCAATGAATCAACTTCGAAAAGATTACGAAGCAATTCATACttgaaaataatatattcatcgaGCAGTACTTTGAACACTCACAGAAGGAACTCCAAAGCGACCTGCTTTCTCTTAAGCAACTTAACTTGATTGGTGGATCGGATTGGCCAAGAAATGATAGAACATGACCGATCTTGTGCTTCTCAAGAGCTATTATGGAATACCGTGTTTATCACAACACGATCCAGTAAGaaaaaaacttcgatcgaaaTATTAATCTGGTAGTTTCATAGTATATTTATACAATTCTACGAACCATCACAGTGTTAGGGAGAATGCGATAGAAGTTGTCGTGATCACGAGTCGAGCTGTTCCTCCACGGTGCACGACCATAGTCATCGCTAATCGTGCTCCCATCCGCACGGATCATGAGGCAACGTGAACGGCGATCTCGACGACGCAAACCATTCGCTTCCCGCTCGGCCCACCGGCTGCAACCGGTTGACGCAGCAGCGAGCGTTGCAATGGAAGCGGGAAACGTGACACCGAACGACGTAACAATGGCCGACAGGTAAAGAATTCACCACCGGGACCCGGATATCTCCGTATCACGAGGTGGTATCCAAACGGGTAATTACCAAATTAGTAGAAAAGCATTATTGCCTCCTAAGACCAATTAACGCCTCTCCAAATAATTGGGTCGATTAAGTAAGCTTCTTTCTTGATAGACGTAACCACTTCGAGCCTGCGACGCTCGACGACGAACACAGATGCCCTCGATCGGCGATTCCGCAGCGGAAACCCTAATCCACGACTTCTATCCCCGGGGTTCTCCAGCTTTCAAGAGGCAAGATCTCCGCCCCCTTGATCATTCCCGATCCTTATCCTCTTTTCGTTCCTTGATATCTTTCGATTCGCAGTAGCCAGGTTGGGAATCCGCAAGCAATTTGATCTTTCTTGACTTCTGCAACAGCCGCGTTCTTGCGGTTCAAGAATCGGAGTGGGTCACTATTACTTTGATGGATTTGGGTTTTGGAGGTCCTGATTCTTCCTTTCGGTGGTCGGCATTGGTTCCTTACAGGTTGGATGAGAGGGTTCTGCAAATGGAAACGAAGATAAGGGGGCGGGCGGCCAGCGAGGTGGGAGGCACAGTGTCGCATTGCTGGCTCAATCACCGCGGGTCTCGCCCCGCAAACCTTCGAAAACGTCACTTCTCTGATCAAGAATAGATCTGCAGGGAGGCGGAAGGTGGGCATGGTGCTCTTGCCCGTAGCCTCAGTTGCAGTGCGATCATCCTTTTCCGTCGTCGGTGAAGGTTTGGCCTCTCTTCCTTACTCCGGTGATTAATCGACTGGTCATATTCTCACGTCTCTGACTTGGGATTGCATCGTCATTTCTTGATATGCAGCATTCTTCTCGACATTTATAAGCTTCAATGGGATAACCAGCTCAACCATTCTGGTCTTTGTACGTGTCCACCAGTTGTATATAGGGCCTATTATATATAATAAGATGTGCTTCCCTATGTATATTTTATATGGAATTATAATGACCAAAGTTAGTGATGGGAGATTCATGTGTCAATTAGGTTGGTAGGGAGATTTTGGTAGATTACAACCCCTTGGAATGCCTACCTTGTGAAGTTTTTTCTTTCTCAATAGCAGCCTTTAAGAACGACAAGAATAGATTTACTTACACACACTTTACTCACCCAAAAGACTTGTGATTGGAAGATAGAAGACAACCACCGTTATTAAAAAGAAAgggtaaataataattaaaaaaacaaaattagCAATCCTCTAATTACAAGACTAAAAATAAATACTATTATCAAAAGAGAGAAGCACAAAAAAGCCATTCCATCAAACCTCTAattaaatagaagaaaaaaagaaaaaaaaaagcacagATGCGCTTCTTCCGTTTGTCAACCTGTCATCGACTTCCAGCCCTGTTTTCTTTTGCCTGTCTTCCCAACTTCattctccatctctctctctcttccctcgtCTCTTTCAACCCACCCACCATCCTCGAGttgcctcctccctcctctcctctgttccaGTTTCTCTCACCCTTCAACATTTATAAAACACAGGCAACAACAaccccacagagagagagagagagagagagagagagagagaacaaatcaTCGTCACAGCTTTGTTTTCCtgtgaaagaaaaatataaacaaaGACAGATAGGAAGAAGAAAGgcttctttttttcttcatttaaaaGAGGCCTCGTCGCGGCGGTAATGGCTCGCCTCTTCAGATAGATAGGAGTCCTCGGCGACTTCAAGAAGGAGTCCGACGGCAACTCCTCCCTCCGCTTCTCCTCCGGCGACGCCATGACCGTCGCCACGGATCTCCCCTCCCCCTTCGGCCAGCTGGGCGTCTTTCTCTCCGACGCGGAGCTGCGCCAGACCGCCTACGAGATCTTCGTCGCCGCTTGCCGCGCCAATGGCGGCAAGCCCCTCACTTACACTCCCCAATCCGATCGAACTGTCGACCGCTCCCTGCCGCCGTCGCTAACCTCCGCGGCCGCCAGCAAGATGAAGAAGGCCTTCGGGATCAGGTCGCCGACGAAGAAGGGCAGCCTCGGCCAGGAGAGCATCCCGGTGAAGTCCTCCAAGAAGCCAGCGTCTGTGGGAGAGCTGATGAGGGTGCAGATGGGCATATCGGAGCAACTCGACGCACGGATTCGAAGGGGGTTGCTGCGGATTGCTGCCGGAAATGTGAGTCCATTTTTCAGGATTTCTAATTTAGTTCTGATATCTGATCCTGAATTTGTGGAAGAAAATTGCCGGTGCTTCATAGACTAACCCCACCCCTGGCAATCTATATTTGGTCTAGTAAT encodes:
- the LOC135662218 gene encoding protein S40-3-like encodes the protein MEEFQEPDILWPENICDKEANSASRSAREGRGTQRKLSDPIKIPSRSAYAISDSCNVEDDNRSSDGNVIPPHVIVARRMTEKMAFSVCIGNGRTLKGRDLSRVRNSILQTTGFLET